One Thermococcus sp. M36 genomic window, TTTACCGAGAGCTTCGTGGTGGCACTCATAGCGGCGCTCATCTCGTACATTGCGGTGGGCAGATACATCAGGAAAGACGTCCAGGACGCCGGCAAGGGCAAGTACACCTTTGAACTGAAGGGTAAGCGTGGAAAGGTGGTGGAGATTGGGAAAGATCACTACATAGTCGAGCTTGAGGGGGACAGGTGGATAGCCCTCGCCAAGGGTGGCGAAAAGCTGAAAATAAACGACGTGGTCGAAGTCGTTGACGTTGACGGAGTCAAGCTCATAGTGAAAAGGGTTCTGGAATAAAAACCGGAGTCAGCCGGGCAGGCATTCCCTGGCCTCTTTCCACAGCTCCCCCAGCGTTTTCCCTATCCTTGTGAACAGGCCGTTTCTGTAAACCACTTCCCCGTTCACCATCACCAGCTCGACGTCACTGCCCCTCGTCGAGTAGACGATGTGGGAATACAGGTTCTCCCCCAGAAGGAACTGGGGCTTTCTTGCGTTTATCAGCACGAGGTCCGCGAGATAGCCAGGTTTTATCAGGCCCGCCTTCAGCTTCAAAGCTTTGGCACCGCCAGCGGTCGCCCAGCGGAAGACCTCCTTAGCACTGGCAACGTCCGTCCTTCTCCGCCAGACCTTGTTTAAGACGGCCGCAAAGCGCATCTCCTCAAATGGATCCATCATTCCGACAGGGTTCGGGGAGTCGTTGCCGAGGGCTATGTTCGTGCCATTCTGGGCCAGCTCGATTATCGGAGCTATCCTGCCTTCGAGCTTCGCCATGCTCAGGGAGCAGTGGACGAGCGCTGCTCCGCTCCCCGAGTAGAGACCCACCTCTTTTTCGCTCAGGTAGATGCCGTGGACGCCGATCAGGTGATCGTCCAGGACACCGGCCCTTTCAAGGTACTCCACAGGCGTGAGGCCGTAGCGCTGCTTTACCGTCTCAACCTCCCCCATACTCTGGGAGAGGTGGACGTGGATTAACGCGTTCCTCTCGTGAGCGAAGCCGCCGATCTCCTGCATAAGCTCAAGCGAGACGGTGTTTGTGGCGTGGGGCGCCAAAGTCGGCCTGACAAGCTCATCCTTTCCGTCCCAGCGCCTGAAGAAGCGGAAGCCCTCCTCCGGCGCGGCTATTGGAAAGTCCACCGCGTCCATGACGGTCTGGCCCACAAACGCCCTGATTCCAAGCTCCCTTGCCGCCTCCGCTATCTCGTCCGCAAAGAAGTAGTGGTCGTTTATCGTCGTCGAGCCGTTTGCCAGAGCCTCCGCCATTCCGAGAAGGGCCCAGCGACGTATCTCCTCGGGGGTCCACTCAAGCTCCGCCGGCCAGATGACGTCGTTGAGCCACTGCTCGATAGGAATGTCCTCGCCGAGCCCTCTGAACTTCGCCATCGCGACGTGGGTGTGCGCGTTTACAAGGCCGGGCAGGATGATATATCCCTTTCCACCGTAGATTTCATCAACGTCGTACTCCTCGAGATCCTCAGCCGGCACAACGTCCGCTATCACAGCCCCGTCCACTATTACAGCAGACCCTCTCAGGACGCCCTTGGAATCAACCGCAGTCCCCACCACCGCCTTCATGCTCCCACCAGTAAGACATCCCCCTCGGTCGAGTTAAACTTTTGGGTTAGCGCTCCTCCATCTTCGCAGCTATCCACGCCAGGAGGAGGATGAACGCCATACCCCCCACAAACGAGCCGCCGATGTAGAGTGCCTTCTCCCCGAGGGACATCATCCCGGGCCCCGGGGTCTCCGGAACGCTCCCGTTGCCGGGCACGGTAACCGTGACGACCTTGGTCACCACCTCCTTCTGGCAGGTGGAATTCGTGCTTTCCCTGCTCGGTTGGGGCGGTGCCCGAACCTCTATCACCGTGGAGTTGTAGAAGACCTCCCCGTAGCTCTCTACACCGACCGTTATTTCGTACTCACCGGGGGACGTTGGGATGAGCGTGAGGTGGTACACCTTCTCCTTCCCCGGATCCAGGGCATCCTTCCGCACCAGCCACCTCCCGTACGCCGTGAAGTTCTCCGCAATAACTCCGAATCCACCAGGCATCGCCACGGTTAGGGTGAAGGGAACCCCGGCGTTCCCCTGGTTGAACACGGTTACGTTGAGGGGTATCCCCTCACCCGCAATCCCGCTTCCGGCCGCGACATGCACACGGTAAAAGATATCGGCGGGGGCCACGACCACCCTCCGGTTCTCAGAGCTGAACCTCACCTCACCGATGCCGTAGCAGGAGAGGCCGTAGGGGACGTGGCCAACAACCACGGCGCTACCAAGCGTCAGATTTCCCTGCCCCACCGGGAGTATGCTCAGCGGTATCTCCAGGCTCGACCCCGCGGGCAGGTCTTCCACATAGCTCTTGTAGCCCCCCATCACCCTGAACTCGCTGGTGAGATTGAGCCTGATCTCAACGTACCGGACATCATCCGGCCCTTCGTTCTTTATTACGATCTTTGCGTCGAAAGGAACGAACTGTGTGGCGTTCTCAGGGGCCAGGAACGAAACGTTCAGCAGGGCCGCATCGCTGGCCCGTGGGAGGGCACCTACGTCCAGAAACGCCAAAGTGCGGATCTCCCGGGAACCACCTTCAACGCGGGCTTCGAGGGCGCCCACGGTCAGGCCGCCGTAAGAAATGCCCGACGAAACGTCGCCTATACGGATGAAGCCGCTCTTCAGCGCACCCCCGCACTGGTTCATTATTGAGACGTAGGCGCTGTCCCCCACGATCCTCTCGATCCTGAGCAGATAAGGCCCGACCCTTACCGTCTTCCCCTCCTTGAGCCACGAATCGAAAAAGGGGAGCGCCTTCACCCTGACGTAGGCGCCCTTGAGCAGCACCGTTACGGGCAGATATTCCGAACCGACGGGGTCGCCCACCTCGATCACAACTCCCTCCGCGTCAACAGTGTCGCCGGGCTCGGCGGGGTACCTCCTGCCGTTAACAGAGAGCTCGATTATCTCCTCCACTTCACCGTTCGCCCCCAGTGAAGCGGTGTAGTTTACAAATTCCAGCGACCAGTCGCCAATGGAGACGGCGGCCCCCCTCTGGAGGTAGCCCTCAAACAGGACTGGCATCGGATCCAGCGATATCCTGAGCCTCCCGTACAGAACAGCAGTCCCCGGGCGGACGCCGACCTCTGTGGAGCCGGAGCCGTTTGACAGCACCAATACAGCGGAATCCCTGTCAACAGACTTCAGAACAAGCCTGTATTCTCCCAGGTGGAGGGCTTCCCCCTCCAAGAGGTAGGGGAACCCGTAAGATACATTGACATAGCTCGCCGCGGACGTTGTAACGCCCCCCCGGAACGCAAGGTACGCCCTCCCGAACGAAAGGTTGTTCCCTAAGGGGAGCGCCGCGGGGCCATTCTGGCCCCCGTCCAGACCCACGAGTACCGATCCGCCGTCCACGGACATGTCCTCAAGCAGAATCGCACCCCACGGGGAACCGATTTCTGAGGGGATCTCAAACCATCCGCTTATGGTCGAATCGGCCGCCGCACCTGAGAGCGTGATCAGGAACGCAAGAATGACAGCCAGCCTTCTCAAGGTACCACCCCCGTGACACTCAGGAGGAAGGTTGTTACCGAGGTGAAGCTCATCATCTTCCCCATAACAACGCTGCCGATGTACTGTCCTATGGCGGCAAGCCAGACCAGGACAACGAAGTAGTAAACCGTTATTCCGAGGTGCCCGCCATCTGCAAACTTTATGGAGAGCGCCGATATGAGGCAGTGAACCACCAGTATCACCGTCAGGATGTATCCGGTAATTCTAATGCCCGTCTCGGAGGGTATGAAGATTATGCTCTGCAGGAAGTCCCCCTGTACAGGGAGGCTGGAAAAAAGCTGGTTCATGTATATTGCAACCTGGAACGCGGAGGCAACGGAGAACGCAAAGGCCCCCGTTATGCCGTATATGACCCCCCTGAAACTCGCCACAGTCTGGGCACGCTTCCGCCTGAGCCTTATAAGCCTTTCAAAATTCCTGGAGATTACCATACCTACGTAGTCGGGCTCTGCACCGAGCTTTATGCTTTTCTGAAATATCTCCGAAAAGATCCCAATGAGCCAGCTCCCAGTGTCCATCGTGAAGTACCGCCATGACTTGCTGTTGTCTATCCTCATTGAGACCCTCCGGTAGAGGTTCCGTATGTCCTGGGTCAGGACCCCAAAATCATGGGAGCTCAGGTATTTGAGAACGAGGTGGAGAGAGGCACCGCTCGCCGCTAGAGAGGAGCTCAGACTCCTCATGAACGCCGGGAAGTTCTCGTCCTTTACTAAGATCCGCTTCTCCTCTCTGTCTAGGGTTTTCCCCAGATGCATGAGGGGAGTCAGGATTATGGCCATCTGTATGAGGGGAGGGACGTCAAAGCGGGGCCTCAGCAGGAGCGCGACAAACAGCGCGGCCACCGCCACGCCCGCAACGGACATAATGGCCGCCCTGAAGAACCTTGCCTTCCTCTCGGAGGTCATGGCGTAGTCCGCCCATATCCTGTCTTCGGGCATTTTGTATTTTATGACCAGCATGACCCCAAGCTCCGTTGTTAAAACGAGAACGAACATGAAAGCGCTGAGGCTGACTATGTCCTGTCCGGTTATGATGGGGCCTATGATGATGAACGTCACCATGAAGACCACGGAGATTATGAGGGAGGAGTATATTTCTTTAAACACGTCCAGATCGTAGAGCGCACCTTCGTAGAACGTCTCGTAGTCGTCCATGACAGTCTTCTGCTCCTGGAGTAGGTAGTCCCTCAGCTCAACACCGCTGTCGAGGGAGTATGCAAGCCTGTCAAGGAAGTCAGCAAAGACCTTGCTCGGCGTCCTCCGCGCTAGGAACCTCAGCGCCTCAGGCATCCCCCTGTGGAGCTTGGCTATGAGGTAGTAAACCTTTTTCATGTCGCTTGCTATTGGTTCCAGTATCTTCTCCGTGGCGAGGTTCCATATAAGCTCGCTCCTGCCCACGTCGCTGGTGGACAGAACCGCAAAGTACGTGGCGAAGTACGGGATCTTGGAGTTTATCTGAACCCTTTTGCTGCTGATTTTGGCGTAGGGGTATGCAAAGGCATAGACTAGGGGCAGAACGGGCATGCCGTAGAGGGCGAAGGACAGGGCCGTTGGGAGGGTAACGAGCCTCTTGAGCAGGGAAACCACTACAAAGAGGGCCACCGCGCCGAGCAGGCTGGGCAGGAGAACCTTTCTGAGATAATCGCGCATGTTGATTCCCGACTGCACCAGTATTCCCGCCTTCTGCCCAGCCATCGTACCACCTCACAGTCTGAAGCTCAGCCCCTCTATTCCCTTCTCGTAAAACGCCTTTATCTCGCGGTGGACGGCGTAGTAGTCTGTTATTCCGAGCTCGACCATCCTCTTGATGATCCTGGCCCTCAGGAAGAGCTCGTTGTATATCTCCTTCGGGTCTTCGTAGCCGGCCACCTCGGCTATCTTCCTCTCAAGGATGTAGGAGTTGTTCATCCCGCGGAAGATGTGCCTGTCCGTGACGGAGTCCCACTCGAAGACGTTCCTGGTTGCAACTCCCCCGAGTTCCTCGTAGTAGCCCTCAATCTCAACGACGCTGACAACCCTCCTCAGAAACTTACCGCGCACGTAAACGGCCTGCTGGAAAAGGGCGATGTTGAGGTTGTCAATGAAGGTGACTGGGATGTTTATCGGAGAGCCTGTGAAGCGCTGTATCATCTTCCTGACGTCGCCGGCATGGAACGTGGCCATGACGGGGTGCCCCGTCTGCATTGCCTGGAAGGCTATAGCGCCCTCGGCACCGCGAATCTCACCGACTATGATGTAATTTGGCCTCGAACGGAGGGCGGCTTTTAGGAGGTCGAAGAGGGTAACCCTGCTCTCCTCCGGGCCCCTCTCACGGGTCGTGAGCCTCTGCCAGTTCTTGTGGGGGACGACAACCTCCGGGGTGTCCTCAGCTGTGTAGATTTTAGCCTCCGGCTTTATGAAGGGGATGATTGAGTTGAGCGTGGTAGTCTTTCCGCTCGCCGTCTCACCGCAGACGAAGATGCTCATCCCGTACTCGAGGGCGAGCCAGAGGTAGGCGGCAACTTCCGCAGAGAATGTGTTCCACTTCACGAGCTGGATGACGCTGAGCGGCGTTGCGGAGAACTTACGGATCGTCGCACTCGGGCCCTGGATGCTGACGTCTGGAGAGTAGATGATGTTGATACGCGAACCGTCCGGCAGGGTTCCGTCCACTATCGGGTTCTTGTCGCTTACCGGCCTCCCCATCCTCTCGCTGAGGTTCTTGAAGTAGTCAGCCAGGCGGAGGTTGTCGCCGAAGGTTATGTTGGTCTCCATGGCGTCGAATATCTTGTGGATGAGCGAGACGTAGTTGGCCCCTATTATGTGGATGTCCTCTATGTAGGGGTCGCGCATGAGGGGCTCAAGCGGGCCGATACCTATTATGTCTCTCTTAAGCAGGTAGCGGAACTTTGCAACATCGGCGGCCGTAAAGGTGACCCGTCTGCGGCTGAAGAGGCCCCCGCCCAGCTTACTCAGGGCCTCGTCAACCAGATCGTCGAGAAAGCGCTCAAATTCCTCTGGATCCTCAGGAATCCTCTTGTCAGGAGCCAGCTCCAGTATCTTGTCCTTGAGAAGGTCGTACTTCCTCTCCTCCTCCACGCCGGTTATCCTCGGCTCGATTATGATGTACCTCTTTTCCGTGTTCATGTCGCCGTAGATGTGGATGAAGATCGGGTCACCCACGGGGTATATTATGTTGGGGTACTTTATGTCCTTCATGTCCCTGCTGAGCTGGGGATGGAACTCGGGGAACTTGCCCGTCTTCCTGACGAACTGGTCTATATACTTCCTCAGGTGGGGGTTCCTTGCAACCGCAGCCTCAAGACTGTCGCTGACGTTCCCCACTGCCGGCATGCTACACCACCGCGGCTATTTCAACGATGAACCCCACCCTAGGCTCGACCCTGAAGGGTATTATCTTCTGGAATATCCCCGCGGCGTTGTTGTACTTCACTATCGTGGCAGAGTTCTTCAGATCCCCGCCGAAGGTCTTTACGCTCAGCCTGATGAGCAGGCTCGACGCCTCTTCAAGGATCCTGAGAAACCTCCTCTCGACATCGTCGGGGTTTACCGTCATTATGACTACCCTTCCCAGGGAGCTCACCCTCTTGATATGAAGTGAGAACGCCCGTATTTCGTCCTCCCCCAGCTCGGGCGGCAGGAGGGATGACAGTGAATCTATTATGACGGCGTCGGTCTTCCAGAGCCTCGGCTCACCCATGAACCTGGACAGGAACCTTTTCCTCTCAGAAAGCCCGACAAGTAGAGGGTAGAATGATACGAAAACAAGACGCCTCCTGATGAGATCCTGGATTATCCCATACCCCAGCGAGTCCATCTGGCTTATGAACTCCGGCGTGGTGTACTGGCTGGAGACGTACGTGGCGGTGTGGCCGTTTTTGAGGAAGCCGTAGAGCAGTCTCTGGGAGAATATGGACTTACCCGTTCCCCTGTCACCTTCTATGAGCACGACGCTTCCCGCGGGAATCCCGCCACCAAGACGCCTGTGGAGCTCGTCGTTGGGTATCTGGATCTTAAAGAGGCGCCCCATGTTGATCACCCTGTGCGGAACACCAGAGACCTCCTCTTCCCGGTTTCAAGGACAACGGTGATCCTGTGATAGCCGGTCGAGTTTATGAAGGACGAGGGCACGTAGATCATGCCCACATCGTAGGGGGCCAGCATGCCGGAGGGATCAAAGGTCAGGTTGGAGGGCGGGATCATCCCCCCGTCAACCATGACAATTATCGAGCTCGCGTCAAAGGATATGGGCGTACTGCCAGTATTGCGAACGTAGAAAACATACGAATTGTTCAGCAGGGGTATCCTCTCAGGGTCGTTGATTATTTCAAAGTCAGTGCGCAGGTCTTTGGCAACGGCACGCCCCTTTATGACTATACCGTCCGATATATCCTGCGTAACCACGTACAGCCCCCCAGCCACCATCCCTGCCACCAGCAGCGAGACTATGAACAGCACCAGCTCTGACACCACTGAGCCCGCCATCGCTACCCCTCCACCGGACAGTACCATGCACTGCTGACCACCTGGGGGGCCCCACTGGTGGTGTTTCCCACCCACTCCCACTTTACCTTCAGGGCGCATCCGACCTCCGTGCTCACCACCAGGGAGTGAACCACTCCGGGATCCTTCTGGACGTTGAGCACCGTCACGTTGGCCCATTCTCCCGGCAGGAGGTACTCCGTCCGGGGGGACACAACGGACGGTGCGGCGATGACGCCGTCATAGATAAACGCCCATCTCGTGGGGGAGGTTACGCTCCCCGCGTTGGTGATGTTGAAGGTTATGTCGTAGACTGTGACGTTGGAGAGTGTTGCAAAGCTGTAGCCTGAGAGTTCGAGCCTTATGGTCCTCTCCTTCAGCACCATTCTGTTGTAGTCCTCCAGCGCCCCGTGTATCTCGGAATAGGCGTTCTCGCTTGAGACATAGAGCACCCCGAACGAGACTAGTGCGGCTATGAGCACCACTGCAAAGGCCGCGGGAACGCTGACACCCATCGGGATCCCCTAAACACCATAGACGTCCTCCAGCACTCTGCCGATTATCCTCATCTCCCTCTCTATGGCGTCCATAACCTCCCGGGTTATCCTGACACCCCTGAGCCGCTCTATGAATAGCAGGGAGACGAGGTGATCCTGAATCGTGAGCTTCTCATCGGGCCTCCAGTCCGACTCCCTGTGGTGGGGCCTTATGCCTTCCGCGTACCTCAGCAGTGTGTACAGCACCTCCTCAGAGATCCACCCTATCTGGTAGTAGAACTCAAGGACGTTCTCAAGGTTCTGCATGCCGACCCGGTCTATGAGGAACCCAAGCCACTTCAGGGCCATCATTGTGGACACCATGTCCGTCGGTATGCGTTCGAGCCGGGCCTTTGTGTCCGACGGGCTTATGAGGAGGTTCTTGATATCCTGAGGAATATCAAAGCCCTTTGGAACCTCAAACTCCCTTTCCACCTGACCCACCTCCCGGCTATCGGGGGCTGAAGCGTTTAATGCCCCCGTGGCAGTCTCAGACTCAACGGCGGGAGACCCCCTGCTGGGATCTAGCGAACCTTTGGAATCAAGAATATCCCCCACGGAACCTGACGGGGCCTCCCCTGCTGAAGCGTTCCGTCCCCCGTTCACTTCAGGTAAACCTGACTGGCTCTGAGACAGATTCAAAAGCTGATTCCTGATCTCCTCAAGGTAGCGGCCTATCTCCTCCACACGGCTGTCCAGCCTGGACAGCTTCTCTATCTGTCCAGTGTAGACCTGGAGCACCCTGTCCACGACCCTGTCAACCTGCTCGGGAGTCAGTATGTCTTTCTTTTTCATAAGCCGTCCCTTTAGGTCTTCGATGAGGAAGTTCGGAACCTTGCCCCTAAGACGTTTCAGCCTCTCGTCTATCTCCACCTCTGTGATCATGTTCTCCCCTCCGACAGGGCATCGTATATCAGCTCATCGAGATCAACACCATCTATGACAAGGAGCCTGAGATCAGATTTTATCTGGGATATCTCGGCTTTCAGGCTCTCAACCTGCTCACTAAGCTCCTGTATCTCGCCAAGCAGGGGGTTGGACGAATCAACGTCCTTGAACGGGTTAATCTGCTGTGAGACGATTTCGTAGAGGACCATAACGTCCTTTATCACCCTGTCGAGCCTGTCTATCTCCTCACGGAGCTCGTTTATCTGGGTCTTGAGGGTGTCTATGCTGACCTTGATGCGGGGAATGTCGTTCTCAATCTCGTTTATCCGGGTCATGACCTGGGTCAGGAGCTCGTCCTCGGCCCCCTTTCCGGGCCCCTCCTCGAGGGTCTCCTGCGCGGGCCCCTCCTGGAGCTCGTCCAGCTTTATGATTTCCCGGTTTTCCACCGGAGCCTCAACACCATCCCCTTCCTTTCCGCCCTCCCCGTTCCCTTTCTTGAACTTGTTCTTCAGGTATGAAAAGGACATCGTGATCACCTTGGAATGTTGTTAGGGAAAAGGAAAAGTGAAAAAGGCGGGAAAGATGTCACTTGAGGTCGAGGATAGTCTGCTGGCTGTAGCTGGACGGGGTAACAACCTTGGTGTAGCCAGGAGCACCGACTTCGGGTTTGAGCTCAACGGAAATCTCGGTTCTTGGCTTAACAGTACCAAAGACCTGGCTGGTGTCAATAGTAAGGATGACTACATCACCAGCGTTGATGGTCGGGTTGCTTGCACTGAGGGATCCATCTGCATCCTGTATGACGATGATACCAAAGTGTGTGCTGTCCAGGTTTGTCCAAGCAAGGTTGCTCGTGTTGCTAAAGAGATCGCTTGGGATTACTGAGCTAAAAGCCGCGGTAGTTGCATTACCCCACTTGTATCTAAGAGTAGCAACAGTGTTACCGTCGTCAAGGATGAGAACAGTCTGGTTGAGATCAATTGGCTCCGAACCCGGCCTGAGGCTGACATAAACAGCCATCTTGTCCATGCTGCTGCCAGTAGAGTCAACGTGTCCAAGAACCTTGTCAATGCTTATACCCGTAGCAACCTGCTGGGTCGTCTGCCTGCCGGTGGACTCAGCCCTCTGCTGGAGGTAGCCGCTGGTGTTGATGAGAACCGCGGCAGCCACTGCAGCCACAAGAACCATGGCTATGAACACAATCAGGGTGCCGATACCCACAGCACCCCTCTTTTTCCTGAGCAACTTCATCACGTGGCACCCCCTTAGGGATTTTGCAATATACAATAATAGAGTTTGAATATAAATCAATTTTTTGTTTGTAATTATGTAGAAACTAATGTAACTACATATGTAGGTTGGTACTACTCCAAAGAATTAAAATATGATTCAAGGATCCTCCAGGGCACATAACGGAGTGGAGCAAACTCATGCACGTTTGGTCACGACGACCGCTGACTTTCCGTAGGTCTCGACCTTGGTGTCGTGGGGACTACCCTCAACGGCACTTATTATCTGGGAGGTCGCTGGAAATCCGGCAAACTCGGGTGTAAGAGACTCAAAAAACTCCAGTGCCGGGGCAGCTGGATACATGTCCCTGAACGGCTCGATAATAACGAGCTTGGCACCCGGATCCAGCAGATCAAGCGCTTTACGGACGACAGCCTCCGGGTTCTCAACGTACTCCAGGACAAAGCTCATGATGACAGCATCGTAGGTGTTTCTCGGGAGGATTTTCCTGATGTCCATCTCCTTTAAAACCACCCAGTCCATCCTCGAATTTCTAACACGGGTATTCGCTATGCTCATGAGCCCCGGAGAGAAGTCAACCCCAACGTACTTTCCGTTGGGCCCGACCGCTTCTCCTATCTCAACCGGAGAAACCGAGCCGCATCCGAGATCCAGGACACGCATGCCGTCCTCTATGCCCGTCAGTTCCACGGCGAGCCGGCGCGACAGCCTGTTGATCTCCGTCATGAGCCGCATGTCCCAGAAATCGGCACCCCTGTCAAAGTCCATCAGGACCTTGGGGTGCTCCTGGGAGATAAATGCGTAGTCAGCCATTTTATATATCTCATCCAATATCTGAACCCAGTCGGGGAGGAGGAGCCCCGCGT contains:
- a CDS encoding NfeD family protein, whose product is MDPLPIFLLILGLLTVVLDMMVTAFITPIGVAMIVLGLLMGFGVNFTESFVVALIAALISYIAVGRYIRKDVQDAGKGKYTFELKGKRGKVVEIGKDHYIVELEGDRWIALAKGGEKLKINDVVEVVDVDGVKLIVKRVLE
- a CDS encoding amidohydrolase family protein; its protein translation is MKAVVGTAVDSKGVLRGSAVIVDGAVIADVVPAEDLEEYDVDEIYGGKGYIILPGLVNAHTHVAMAKFRGLGEDIPIEQWLNDVIWPAELEWTPEEIRRWALLGMAEALANGSTTINDHYFFADEIAEAARELGIRAFVGQTVMDAVDFPIAAPEEGFRFFRRWDGKDELVRPTLAPHATNTVSLELMQEIGGFAHERNALIHVHLSQSMGEVETVKQRYGLTPVEYLERAGVLDDHLIGVHGIYLSEKEVGLYSGSGAALVHCSLSMAKLEGRIAPIIELAQNGTNIALGNDSPNPVGMMDPFEEMRFAAVLNKVWRRRTDVASAKEVFRWATAGGAKALKLKAGLIKPGYLADLVLINARKPQFLLGENLYSHIVYSTRGSDVELVMVNGEVVYRNGLFTRIGKTLGELWKEARECLPG
- the flaJ gene encoding archaellar assembly protein FlaJ, whose translation is MAGQKAGILVQSGINMRDYLRKVLLPSLLGAVALFVVVSLLKRLVTLPTALSFALYGMPVLPLVYAFAYPYAKISSKRVQINSKIPYFATYFAVLSTSDVGRSELIWNLATEKILEPIASDMKKVYYLIAKLHRGMPEALRFLARRTPSKVFADFLDRLAYSLDSGVELRDYLLQEQKTVMDDYETFYEGALYDLDVFKEIYSSLIISVVFMVTFIIIGPIITGQDIVSLSAFMFVLVLTTELGVMLVIKYKMPEDRIWADYAMTSERKARFFRAAIMSVAGVAVAALFVALLLRPRFDVPPLIQMAIILTPLMHLGKTLDREEKRILVKDENFPAFMRSLSSSLAASGASLHLVLKYLSSHDFGVLTQDIRNLYRRVSMRIDNSKSWRYFTMDTGSWLIGIFSEIFQKSIKLGAEPDYVGMVISRNFERLIRLRRKRAQTVASFRGVIYGITGAFAFSVASAFQVAIYMNQLFSSLPVQGDFLQSIIFIPSETGIRITGYILTVILVVHCLISALSIKFADGGHLGITVYYFVVLVWLAAIGQYIGSVVMGKMMSFTSVTTFLLSVTGVVP
- a CDS encoding type II/IV secretion system ATPase subunit, whose amino-acid sequence is MPAVGNVSDSLEAAVARNPHLRKYIDQFVRKTGKFPEFHPQLSRDMKDIKYPNIIYPVGDPIFIHIYGDMNTEKRYIIIEPRITGVEEERKYDLLKDKILELAPDKRIPEDPEEFERFLDDLVDEALSKLGGGLFSRRRVTFTAADVAKFRYLLKRDIIGIGPLEPLMRDPYIEDIHIIGANYVSLIHKIFDAMETNITFGDNLRLADYFKNLSERMGRPVSDKNPIVDGTLPDGSRINIIYSPDVSIQGPSATIRKFSATPLSVIQLVKWNTFSAEVAAYLWLALEYGMSIFVCGETASGKTTTLNSIIPFIKPEAKIYTAEDTPEVVVPHKNWQRLTTRERGPEESRVTLFDLLKAALRSRPNYIIVGEIRGAEGAIAFQAMQTGHPVMATFHAGDVRKMIQRFTGSPINIPVTFIDNLNIALFQQAVYVRGKFLRRVVSVVEIEGYYEELGGVATRNVFEWDSVTDRHIFRGMNNSYILERKIAEVAGYEDPKEIYNELFLRARIIKRMVELGITDYYAVHREIKAFYEKGIEGLSFRL
- a CDS encoding ATPase domain-containing protein, whose translation is MGRLFKIQIPNDELHRRLGGGIPAGSVVLIEGDRGTGKSIFSQRLLYGFLKNGHTATYVSSQYTTPEFISQMDSLGYGIIQDLIRRRLVFVSFYPLLVGLSERKRFLSRFMGEPRLWKTDAVIIDSLSSLLPPELGEDEIRAFSLHIKRVSSLGRVVIMTVNPDDVERRFLRILEEASSLLIRLSVKTFGGDLKNSATIVKYNNAAGIFQKIIPFRVEPRVGFIVEIAAVV
- a CDS encoding flagellar protein G, which encodes MAGSVVSELVLFIVSLLVAGMVAGGLYVVTQDISDGIVIKGRAVAKDLRTDFEIINDPERIPLLNNSYVFYVRNTGSTPISFDASSIIVMVDGGMIPPSNLTFDPSGMLAPYDVGMIYVPSSFINSTGYHRITVVLETGKRRSLVFRTG
- a CDS encoding FlaD/FlaE family flagellar protein, giving the protein MITEVEIDERLKRLRGKVPNFLIEDLKGRLMKKKDILTPEQVDRVVDRVLQVYTGQIEKLSRLDSRVEEIGRYLEEIRNQLLNLSQSQSGLPEVNGGRNASAGEAPSGSVGDILDSKGSLDPSRGSPAVESETATGALNASAPDSREVGQVEREFEVPKGFDIPQDIKNLLISPSDTKARLERIPTDMVSTMMALKWLGFLIDRVGMQNLENVLEFYYQIGWISEEVLYTLLRYAEGIRPHHRESDWRPDEKLTIQDHLVSLLFIERLRGVRITREVMDAIEREMRIIGRVLEDVYGV
- a CDS encoding flagella accessory protein C, which gives rise to MSFSYLKNKFKKGNGEGGKEGDGVEAPVENREIIKLDELQEGPAQETLEEGPGKGAEDELLTQVMTRINEIENDIPRIKVSIDTLKTQINELREEIDRLDRVIKDVMVLYEIVSQQINPFKDVDSSNPLLGEIQELSEQVESLKAEISQIKSDLRLLVIDGVDLDELIYDALSEGRT
- a CDS encoding flagellin encodes the protein MKLLRKKRGAVGIGTLIVFIAMVLVAAVAAAVLINTSGYLQQRAESTGRQTTQQVATGISIDKVLGHVDSTGSSMDKMAVYVSLRPGSEPIDLNQTVLILDDGNTVATLRYKWGNATTAAFSSVIPSDLFSNTSNLAWTNLDSTHFGIIVIQDADGSLSASNPTINAGDVVILTIDTSQVFGTVKPRTEISVELKPEVGAPGYTKVVTPSSYSQQTILDLK
- a CDS encoding class I SAM-dependent methyltransferase, with amino-acid sequence MASLLKVLDRNIELMTELSVGYVFHLGLKHGLFGNLVAGKSCEEILASTPLPNKARLRELVKTYISLGIVKGAGCTFEQAGFSYEFRLTPEDAGLLLPDWVQILDEIYKMADYAFISQEHPKVLMDFDRGADFWDMRLMTEINRLSRRLAVELTGIEDGMRVLDLGCGSVSPVEIGEAVGPNGKYVGVDFSPGLMSIANTRVRNSRMDWVVLKEMDIRKILPRNTYDAVIMSFVLEYVENPEAVVRKALDLLDPGAKLVIIEPFRDMYPAAPALEFFESLTPEFAGFPATSQIISAVEGSPHDTKVETYGKSAVVVTKRA